A single genomic interval of Mucilaginibacter robiniae harbors:
- a CDS encoding YsnF/AvaK domain-containing protein encodes MKDWKIFTGTEQNLNTRNQETAQTSDSVIPVVQEELHVDKKQIETGKVHVSKKVVTEPVNVSVPVIQEDVVVEKKAFNQYINTPPPGVRQEGDTTIISVVKEILVKQLVLVEEIHITKRRTETSANVQENLRKEEVTVNRITNL; translated from the coding sequence ATGAAAGATTGGAAGATATTTACAGGCACGGAACAAAACCTGAATACAAGGAATCAAGAAACGGCACAAACGTCGGATTCAGTAATCCCTGTAGTACAGGAAGAATTGCACGTTGATAAAAAACAAATTGAAACCGGCAAAGTGCATGTATCTAAAAAAGTAGTTACAGAGCCGGTAAACGTTAGTGTTCCTGTCATACAAGAAGACGTTGTAGTTGAGAAAAAAGCTTTTAACCAGTACATTAATACGCCTCCGCCTGGTGTACGTCAGGAAGGTGATACTACCATTATATCGGTAGTTAAGGAAATTTTGGTAAAACAACTGGTATTGGTTGAAGAAATACACATTACCAAGCGCCGCACCGAAACCTCAGCTAACGTTCAGGAAAACCTACGTAAAGAAGAAGTTACCGTTAACCGGATAACTAACTTATAA
- a CDS encoding YsnF/AvaK domain-containing protein, with the protein MSHTVIGVFSYTSEAQEAKQYLVNNGFSNDAVDIATQDGVSDTTGTDTSDRVGNFFSNLFSSDEDDTRTKYTEAGRKGTVVTVHAKSEDEAQRALEILDNYGAVDVNEWSGQGYADKENFTGSNNDYTSTTDTTTSGAIPVINEELQVGKREVETGGVRLRSRIVERPVEESIRLRHEHVNVERTAVNRPATEADFNTFKEGTVEVTEHAEVPVVNKEARVVEEVSLGKEVTEKEETIRDTVRHTEVDVENLKKGDSYTSGSSTDTSAL; encoded by the coding sequence ATGTCGCACACAGTAATTGGAGTGTTTAGCTATACTAGCGAAGCACAAGAAGCAAAACAATATTTAGTTAACAACGGATTTTCTAACGATGCCGTTGATATAGCCACTCAAGATGGCGTTAGTGACACAACAGGAACCGATACCAGTGATCGTGTTGGTAACTTTTTCAGCAACCTATTTAGCAGCGATGAAGACGATACCCGCACTAAATACACTGAAGCTGGTCGTAAAGGCACCGTTGTAACCGTACATGCCAAGTCGGAAGACGAAGCACAACGTGCTTTAGAAATATTAGATAACTATGGTGCTGTTGACGTAAACGAATGGTCGGGCCAGGGCTATGCTGATAAAGAAAACTTTACCGGCAGCAATAACGATTATACTTCTACTACCGATACAACCACTAGCGGTGCTATACCGGTAATTAATGAAGAACTGCAAGTTGGTAAACGTGAAGTAGAAACCGGTGGTGTACGCCTGCGTAGCCGCATTGTGGAACGTCCGGTTGAAGAAAGCATCCGTTTACGTCATGAACATGTTAACGTAGAACGTACTGCTGTAAACCGCCCAGCTACCGAGGCTGACTTTAACACCTTTAAAGAAGGCACGGTTGAAGTTACCGAACATGCTGAAGTACCCGTGGTAAATAAAGAAGCCCGCGTGGTAGAAGAAGTAAGTTTAGGCAAAGAAGTTACCGAAAAAGAAGAAACCATACGTGATACTGTACGCCACACCGAAGTGGACGTAGAGAACCTGAAAAAAGGCGATTCTTACACTTCAGGCAGTAGCACAGATACCAGCGCTTTATAA
- a CDS encoding OmpA family protein, with protein sequence MAELDVQPKSKTPWWLWLLLLLIALGLLFFFLRGCNNKNGTTTTTDSTATTTDSTSTTKVGTTHADFSGIDFNAPKASYEEITDTTITVQGGDKYAIYSLGENVLFGTDQSAVQSSADKELKQIASSLDKRFKNSVIGIYGRTDDEGSKEYNKGLGAQRAASVRNWLISNGKIDSSRIYIKSLGESKPVATNATAQGRQQNRSVEIVAVPDSTSH encoded by the coding sequence ATGGCCGAATTAGATGTTCAACCCAAAAGCAAAACCCCATGGTGGCTTTGGCTTTTATTATTGTTAATAGCTCTGGGTTTATTATTTTTCTTCCTGCGTGGATGCAACAACAAAAATGGTACAACTACCACAACTGATTCAACTGCAACTACTACTGACAGTACTTCTACCACAAAGGTAGGCACTACTCATGCTGATTTTAGCGGTATAGATTTTAATGCACCAAAAGCATCATACGAAGAGATTACCGATACTACAATTACGGTACAAGGTGGTGATAAATATGCTATTTATAGTTTGGGTGAAAACGTATTGTTTGGTACCGATCAAAGTGCCGTACAAAGCAGCGCCGATAAAGAACTAAAACAAATTGCGTCATCATTAGACAAACGTTTCAAAAATTCAGTGATCGGTATTTATGGCCGTACAGATGACGAGGGAAGCAAAGAATACAATAAAGGCTTAGGTGCACAGCGTGCAGCATCAGTACGTAACTGGCTAATCAGCAATGGTAAAATTGACTCATCCAGAATATACATTAAATCTTTGGGTGAATCTAAACCGGTGGCTACCAATGCTACTGCTCAAGGACGCCAGCAAAATCGCAGCGTAGAAATTGTAGCAGTACCTGATAGTACATCTCATTAA
- a CDS encoding DUF2382 domain-containing protein produces the protein MALNDNNTDYNRLEELGGSDYEIVDGEPNIKGWDVKDDQGRNIGDVEELLFNPDTRKVRYIVLDTDANDFSLEARKVLVPIGIAELDEDDDDVILPNVTAEQIAALPLYTKDSLNADTESRIRDIFAGLGAAGVAAGAYGATHNAEFYNHEQFDQNRLYNRRLPAHDATTDAQSIPVIEENLEVGKREVETGGVRVTSNIVERPVEETINLKEEHVRVERTPVDRPVVGSDLDTFKEGEIELTEHAEVPVVSKEARVVEEVRVNKDVEEKEETIRDTVRNTEVETERFDDTNKKDLL, from the coding sequence ATGGCTTTAAATGATAATAACACTGATTATAACCGCCTGGAAGAGCTGGGTGGCAGTGATTACGAAATAGTTGACGGTGAACCTAACATCAAAGGCTGGGATGTAAAAGACGACCAAGGCCGAAATATAGGTGATGTAGAAGAGCTGCTGTTTAATCCGGATACCCGTAAAGTACGATATATTGTGCTGGATACTGATGCTAACGACTTCTCATTAGAAGCCCGTAAAGTATTAGTACCTATTGGTATTGCTGAGCTAGACGAGGATGACGATGATGTAATTTTGCCTAACGTAACCGCTGAGCAAATTGCAGCTTTACCTCTTTACACTAAAGACTCATTAAATGCAGATACAGAAAGCCGCATTCGTGACATCTTTGCAGGTTTAGGTGCAGCTGGCGTAGCTGCCGGTGCTTATGGCGCTACTCATAATGCAGAGTTCTACAATCATGAGCAGTTTGATCAGAACCGTTTATACAACCGCCGCTTGCCAGCACATGATGCTACTACCGATGCGCAATCTATCCCGGTAATTGAAGAAAACCTGGAAGTAGGAAAACGCGAAGTAGAAACCGGCGGTGTACGTGTTACTTCCAACATTGTGGAACGCCCAGTTGAGGAAACCATTAACTTGAAAGAAGAACACGTACGTGTAGAACGTACGCCTGTTGACAGACCAGTAGTGGGTTCAGATTTGGATACCTTTAAAGAAGGTGAAATTGAACTAACTGAACATGCTGAAGTACCCGTAGTTAGTAAAGAAGCCCGCGTGGTAGAAGAGGTACGTGTAAACAAAGACGTAGAGGAAAAAGAAGAAACCATACGTGATACCGTGCGCAATACTGAGGTAGAAACAGAAAGGTTTGATGATACCAACAAGAAAGATTTATTATAA
- a CDS encoding TonB-dependent receptor has protein sequence MKLKFLFSLLLFTIPAFLFAANLSSFTGTVTDAKTHQPLPGATVTLSQLRISTVADVNGHFTFNTLPSRGRYVIEVRFIGYQDMVQTVDLSANATLDFALVPSIVETHEVVITGTPIASNNKYNSTSATVVNKDQLQNGATNLIDALAKQVPGVSQITTGPGISKPVIRGVGYNRIVTVNDGIKQQGQQWGDEHGIEIDQNQADRVEVLRGAASLLYGSDAIGGVINVLEPLAPAPGQLKGEVLSSYSTNNGLTNSSAMLTGNENGFVWRGRGSYQNAYNFKTPDGYYINSGYNNTSLSGMLGLNKQWGYSHLNFEYFKNNIGFNDADPGDPLYTNDKSRTLDFPRQDIRHYKLALNNNFIIGSGSLKLDLGYQKNQRRELDEPTPALFFDLNTYSLDAKYYLAETNGWQPVFGVSSSEEHSVNKGTEYLIPAYDRTSAGAFAYIKKTWNQNTFNAGLRFDYVKNNGKQLILEDEEQFAGFKNTFNSFTGALGYTHVFNDVFSFKANAGTAFRAPNPAELGSNGVHEGTTRYEIGNANLNPERSYQADATLEFGHNIVTGSLGIYENYIHNYIYASGAKGDQITVPAEDPDGSPETFDVYRYGQVNANLYGVEGNLNIHPTTFIHLDNSFGYTHAQNTSLDRALPLIPAGVIHNTLRLEPKVKGLENFYVYVGVDNFFKQYRIDPTFETPTNAYTLLNAGAGATLHIGTQQLKLYVSGYNLTNKRYYDALNRLRPGRFSQEDPTYGVLNPGRNITFGVYLPFNIK, from the coding sequence ATGAAACTGAAATTTCTATTCAGCTTACTGCTGTTTACTATACCTGCATTTTTATTTGCTGCCAATTTAAGCTCTTTTACCGGTACGGTAACTGATGCAAAAACACACCAACCTTTACCTGGTGCTACCGTTACTCTATCGCAATTGCGCATAAGTACAGTGGCGGATGTAAACGGCCATTTTACATTTAACACCTTGCCATCACGTGGCCGCTACGTAATCGAAGTTCGGTTTATCGGTTATCAGGATATGGTACAAACCGTTGACTTATCGGCCAATGCAACATTGGATTTTGCTTTGGTACCTAGTATTGTTGAAACCCATGAAGTGGTAATTACCGGAACGCCAATTGCCTCCAATAATAAATACAACAGCACTTCGGCTACGGTAGTAAACAAAGATCAGCTGCAAAATGGCGCTACCAACCTGATTGATGCATTAGCTAAACAGGTACCTGGTGTAAGCCAAATTACTACTGGTCCCGGCATATCTAAACCCGTTATACGTGGTGTGGGTTACAACCGTATAGTTACTGTTAATGATGGTATCAAGCAACAAGGCCAGCAATGGGGCGATGAACATGGTATTGAGATTGATCAAAACCAAGCTGATCGGGTAGAGGTATTGCGTGGTGCAGCATCTCTATTATACGGTTCAGATGCAATTGGTGGTGTAATTAACGTGCTGGAACCATTAGCACCTGCTCCGGGCCAGTTAAAAGGTGAAGTGTTATCGAGCTATTCTACCAATAATGGCTTAACTAACAGTTCGGCAATGCTGACTGGTAATGAAAATGGCTTTGTATGGCGCGGACGCGGTTCTTACCAAAATGCCTATAACTTTAAAACGCCTGATGGCTATTACATTAATAGTGGTTATAATAATACCAGCTTAAGTGGTATGCTGGGGCTGAACAAACAATGGGGATATTCACACCTGAACTTTGAATATTTCAAAAATAACATAGGCTTTAATGATGCAGACCCAGGTGACCCGCTGTACACTAATGATAAATCCCGTACGCTTGATTTCCCTCGTCAAGATATCAGACATTATAAATTAGCGTTAAACAACAACTTCATTATTGGTTCAGGCTCATTGAAATTAGACCTGGGCTATCAGAAAAACCAACGTCGTGAGTTGGATGAGCCAACGCCTGCTTTGTTTTTCGATTTAAATACGTACTCGTTAGATGCTAAATATTACTTAGCTGAAACTAATGGTTGGCAACCGGTATTTGGCGTGAGCAGCAGCGAAGAACATAGCGTAAATAAAGGAACAGAGTACCTGATTCCGGCGTATGATCGTACATCGGCCGGTGCTTTTGCTTACATCAAGAAAACTTGGAATCAAAATACATTCAATGCAGGCTTGCGTTTTGATTACGTGAAAAATAACGGTAAACAGTTAATTCTTGAAGATGAGGAGCAGTTTGCAGGTTTTAAAAACACCTTTAATAGTTTTACCGGTGCATTAGGTTATACGCACGTGTTTAACGATGTGTTTAGCTTTAAAGCGAATGCAGGTACAGCTTTTCGGGCTCCTAACCCTGCCGAGTTGGGATCTAACGGCGTGCATGAGGGTACTACTCGATACGAAATCGGTAACGCCAATTTGAATCCGGAACGCAGTTATCAAGCAGATGCTACTTTAGAGTTTGGACACAACATTGTAACTGGTAGCTTGGGTATATATGAAAATTATATTCATAATTACATTTACGCATCAGGTGCTAAAGGCGATCAGATTACTGTACCAGCAGAAGATCCTGACGGTTCTCCTGAAACCTTTGATGTGTATCGTTATGGTCAGGTAAATGCTAATTTGTATGGCGTGGAAGGTAATTTAAACATTCACCCTACAACTTTTATTCACCTAGATAATAGCTTTGGCTATACTCATGCTCAAAACACATCGCTTGATAGGGCATTACCTTTAATTCCAGCCGGTGTAATTCATAACACGTTACGCCTGGAGCCTAAGGTAAAAGGCTTGGAAAACTTCTATGTGTACGTAGGTGTTGATAACTTCTTTAAACAATACCGAATCGATCCAACTTTTGAAACACCTACTAACGCTTATACTCTGCTGAATGCTGGCGCAGGTGCAACCTTACATATTGGTACCCAGCAATTAAAACTATATGTATCAGGTTATAACTTAACCAACAAGCGTTATTATGATGCCTTGAACAGATTACGTCCTGGCCGCTTTTCGCAAGAGGATCCAACTTATGGTGTGTTAAATCCTGGCCGTAATATCACATTCGGTGTTTACTTGCCATTTAATATTAAATAA
- a CDS encoding SMP-30/gluconolactonase/LRE family protein produces the protein MKALVLIYTTLLMTTLTAYAQPDKQESAKLIEVAQFGHYQPIGVAVTQTGRIFITFPRHMPYEYGVAELVNGQRRPYPDAEWNKYDSTQADRHFVNAQAAWPDDQNNLWILDPANPMDGTTIPTGVKLLKINLSNNQVEHVYRFEDLPREKIALNDVRIDTKRQLAYLSEPKTSSIIILDLKTGKSRQVLQEDKSTKAEPGFKLHLDGKDVVDDRGKAFSSNVNGIALTHDFKYFYFRAINQTKLYRIAVDYLANRSLTDAELSKHVELVSETGISHGMIADSKGNVYLTDSPNKAIRYVTSNGHLETLVQDKRLIWPDTFAIGPDGYLYLTCSQINRAKKYNHGENKVEYPFRLFKVKLP, from the coding sequence ATGAAAGCTCTCGTTCTGATTTACACTACCCTACTCATGACTACATTAACTGCCTATGCACAGCCAGACAAACAGGAATCAGCTAAACTGATAGAAGTGGCACAGTTCGGCCATTATCAACCTATTGGCGTAGCAGTTACGCAAACTGGCCGTATATTCATTACCTTTCCGCGCCACATGCCGTATGAGTATGGCGTGGCTGAACTGGTGAATGGCCAGCGCCGCCCCTATCCAGATGCTGAATGGAACAAATATGACTCAACTCAAGCCGATCGGCATTTTGTAAACGCACAAGCCGCCTGGCCTGATGATCAAAACAATTTGTGGATACTTGATCCGGCTAACCCTATGGATGGTACTACAATACCCACAGGCGTAAAGCTTTTAAAAATTAATCTATCCAACAATCAGGTAGAACATGTGTATCGCTTTGAAGATTTACCACGTGAAAAAATTGCGTTGAATGATGTGCGGATTGATACCAAGCGTCAATTAGCCTACTTATCAGAACCTAAAACTTCTTCTATCATAATACTGGATTTAAAGACAGGTAAAAGCCGTCAGGTACTACAAGAAGATAAATCAACTAAAGCTGAACCTGGTTTTAAATTGCATTTGGATGGTAAAGATGTAGTGGATGATAGAGGAAAAGCTTTTAGCTCGAACGTGAATGGTATTGCACTTACTCATGATTTTAAATACTTTTACTTTAGAGCTATCAATCAAACTAAACTGTATCGCATTGCTGTAGATTATCTGGCAAACCGATCCCTTACGGATGCCGAACTTTCTAAACATGTGGAATTGGTGAGTGAAACCGGCATATCACATGGTATGATTGCTGACAGCAAAGGCAATGTGTACTTAACCGATTCGCCCAACAAAGCTATACGCTATGTAACGTCTAATGGCCACTTAGAAACTTTAGTGCAGGATAAGCGACTGATATGGCCAGACACTTTTGCCATAGGCCCAGATGGTTATTTATACCTGACTTGCTCACAGATTAACCGGGCTAAAAAATACAATCATGGTGAGAATAAAGTAGAGTATCCGTTCAGATTGTTTAAGGTGAAATTACCATAA
- a CDS encoding YXWGXW repeat-containing protein has translation MKSTLKLLIGLSLVTGLFSSCAGEYYVASRPVAPYYARPVAPYAGAVWVPGEWYYRGGGYAYRNGYWSRPRHGRAYIEGRWEQGPRGHVWRHGYWR, from the coding sequence ATGAAAAGTACATTAAAATTATTGATAGGATTAAGCTTGGTTACAGGTTTATTTTCATCATGTGCAGGCGAGTATTATGTAGCCTCACGACCTGTAGCTCCTTATTACGCCCGTCCGGTAGCTCCTTATGCCGGTGCTGTTTGGGTTCCAGGAGAATGGTATTATCGAGGTGGAGGATATGCTTATAGAAATGGTTATTGGTCACGTCCGCGGCATGGTCGTGCTTATATAGAGGGCCGTTGGGAACAGGGCCCACGTGGGCATGTATGGCGTCACGGTTACTGGCGTTAA
- a CDS encoding GNAT family N-acetyltransferase, which translates to MIKCSILGAYMMHEPILQTSRLTLRHFMLDDASFVLQLLNSPTWLKYIGDRDIKTLQEAQSYLVNGPLLNYQLHGFGMCVVCLRTDGTPIGMCGLVKRDVLPELDLGYALLPEYEGQGYGTEIARGVLQYYQAKLGLKRLLAITIADNIASIRVLEKLGFQFEKTITLKDDSDELMLFAAHFNEKGTP; encoded by the coding sequence ATGATAAAATGCAGTATTTTAGGTGCTTATATGATGCACGAACCTATCTTACAAACTTCAAGGCTTACACTAAGGCATTTTATGCTGGATGATGCCAGCTTTGTATTACAACTATTAAATAGCCCTACCTGGCTGAAATATATTGGCGATCGGGACATCAAAACTTTGCAGGAAGCACAAAGTTATTTGGTTAATGGTCCATTGCTAAATTATCAGTTGCATGGCTTTGGTATGTGTGTGGTTTGTTTAAGAACGGATGGTACACCTATAGGGATGTGTGGCTTAGTAAAACGAGATGTTTTGCCTGAACTGGATTTAGGGTATGCCTTATTGCCAGAATATGAAGGGCAGGGGTATGGTACAGAAATAGCCCGCGGTGTACTTCAGTATTATCAAGCTAAGTTAGGTTTGAAACGACTACTAGCTATTACTATTGCTGATAATATAGCTTCTATACGGGTGCTTGAAAAGCTAGGCTTTCAATTTGAAAAAACAATTACCTTGAAAGATGATTCAGACGAATTAATGTTGTTTGCTGCTCATTTTAATGAGAAGGGTACTCCATAA
- a CDS encoding SDR family oxidoreductase — protein sequence MATPDQYPLSKEFKAQVLPYPPKQSEMHIQPFSDLSTYKAAGKLQGKTAIITGGATGIGRAISIAFVKEGAEITIVYNSNDEDADETKRLCEANGGKCLIIKTDVSEAENCRQIVAQTLAEYGKLDILVNNAAYQMSQKSLEEITEEQLTRTFRTNIFGYFFMAQAALPHLQKGSVIINTGSIVGKTGIPILIDYSATKGAVHAFTKSLALNLGERGIRVNCVIPGPVWTPNITATMPPEEINNYGHETVFSRPGQPEELAPMYVMLASDDSSFMTGSLIEITGGKLSSDS from the coding sequence ATGGCAACACCTGATCAATATCCTCTATCAAAAGAGTTTAAAGCACAAGTACTTCCTTACCCACCTAAGCAATCGGAAATGCACATACAGCCGTTTAGCGACCTGAGCACTTATAAAGCTGCAGGGAAACTACAAGGTAAAACAGCTATTATAACGGGTGGCGCTACTGGTATAGGTCGTGCTATCTCAATAGCCTTTGTAAAAGAAGGCGCTGAAATTACTATTGTTTATAACAGTAATGATGAAGATGCCGATGAAACCAAACGCTTATGCGAGGCTAATGGCGGTAAATGCTTAATCATTAAAACCGATGTAAGCGAAGCCGAAAACTGCCGCCAAATTGTAGCGCAAACTTTGGCAGAATATGGCAAGCTGGATATATTGGTTAATAATGCTGCTTACCAGATGTCGCAAAAAAGCTTAGAGGAAATTACTGAAGAACAACTGACCAGAACCTTCCGCACTAATATTTTCGGTTACTTCTTTATGGCGCAGGCAGCCCTGCCGCATTTGCAAAAAGGTAGTGTTATTATCAACACCGGCAGTATTGTGGGTAAAACCGGAATCCCGATCTTGATAGATTACTCTGCTACCAAAGGTGCAGTACATGCCTTTACCAAATCGCTCGCACTTAATTTGGGTGAAAGAGGCATTAGAGTAAACTGTGTGATTCCTGGACCAGTTTGGACACCTAACATTACCGCCACCATGCCGCCAGAAGAAATTAACAATTACGGGCACGAAACGGTATTTAGTCGCCCTGGTCAGCCTGAAGAATTAGCGCCTATGTACGTTATGCTGGCATCAGACGATAGTAGCTTCATGACCGGCAGCCTTATTGAAATTACTGGTGGAAAACTGTCCAGCGATTCTTAA
- a CDS encoding gluconate 2-dehydrogenase subunit 3 family protein, translating to MRNDHYMPGSSLKLLHTPYVTPQTKQVLTKRMEEPVVTEPKFFSAALFKTLQAVCSRLIPQDTDAIQVDLAGTLDLQLERQQGDGWRYDVLPNDQTAHTQGMQGIEEVAEHLYQQSFTALSTIQQDKILAAVQEGKVNSPIWQHLNATRYFEELLVTITAAYYCHPAAKDEIGDVSWADAAGWQHIGLNQLEPIEPPTQ from the coding sequence ATGCGCAATGATCATTACATGCCTGGAAGCAGCTTAAAATTGCTGCACACACCTTATGTAACACCGCAAACAAAGCAGGTATTAACAAAACGCATGGAAGAACCAGTAGTAACAGAACCAAAGTTCTTTTCGGCAGCTTTATTCAAAACTTTACAGGCCGTGTGCAGCCGCTTGATACCACAAGATACTGATGCCATACAAGTTGACTTAGCCGGCACCTTGGATTTGCAGCTGGAACGCCAACAAGGTGACGGCTGGCGCTATGATGTTTTACCAAATGACCAGACAGCTCATACCCAAGGAATGCAGGGTATTGAAGAAGTTGCCGAACACTTATATCAACAAAGCTTTACTGCCTTAAGCACTATCCAGCAAGATAAGATATTAGCAGCCGTACAGGAAGGAAAAGTAAACAGCCCAATTTGGCAGCATTTAAATGCAACAAGATACTTTGAAGAGTTATTAGTTACCATTACTGCCGCCTATTACTGCCACCCGGCAGCAAAGGATGAAATAGGCGATGTATCATGGGCTGATGCAGCTGGCTGGCAGCATATAGGTTTGAACCAACTAGAGCCTATTGAACCGCCTACGCAGTAA
- a CDS encoding GMC family oxidoreductase: protein MILADTKKSTPSNENVLNILRQKGQMKRYSTHEVVDAVVIGTGAGGAPLLSRLAKAGLKVVALEAGKFWQPDTDFSTDERDQEKLFWKDERLSAGDSPVQFGSNNSGIGVGGSTLHYTAYTPRLMPDDLKLYTEFGVGVDWPLTYQQLEPYFNELEQFLGISGPTPYPWGPVRSQGYSLLPLPLNGAAQLMKKGCDALGIRTSPAANAAVSAPYYQPNIGWRNACTNRGYCQAGCSTGAKASMDVTFLPLAIHHGAEIRAESFVKTFEQDDKGLITAVVYEHAGVEYRQKCRNIFLCAGAIETPRLLLINQLANSNGQVGRNFMAHTGMQLWGQFNEDIRPYKGIPGALISEDTHRPKDANFAGGYLLQSIGVMPLTYATQAARGLGLWGERLKHHMRGYNHTAGINILGECLPSANNYLELSDELDSRGLPKPRIYFTNNENEQRLTAHAENIMRAIWDKAGAYNVWAFNRNPHTIGTCRMGTDRNTCVVDANGRSFDVHNLYIADNSIFPSSLSVNPALTIMAVSLHVADQFLATTQQLHVKPLATT, encoded by the coding sequence ATGATTTTAGCAGATACGAAAAAAAGCACGCCATCAAACGAGAACGTGCTGAATATACTACGACAAAAAGGCCAAATGAAACGTTACAGCACTCACGAAGTTGTAGATGCTGTAGTTATTGGCACAGGAGCAGGTGGCGCACCTTTACTATCACGATTAGCCAAGGCTGGGCTGAAAGTAGTTGCGCTGGAAGCCGGTAAATTCTGGCAGCCTGATACAGATTTCAGCACAGATGAACGCGATCAAGAAAAGTTATTCTGGAAAGATGAACGCCTGAGTGCAGGTGATAGCCCGGTTCAATTTGGTAGTAATAATTCGGGCATTGGTGTAGGCGGCTCTACCCTGCATTACACTGCCTATACTCCCCGCCTTATGCCTGATGACTTAAAATTGTATACAGAATTTGGTGTAGGTGTTGACTGGCCTTTAACCTACCAGCAACTCGAACCTTACTTTAATGAACTAGAGCAGTTTTTAGGCATATCTGGCCCAACACCTTACCCTTGGGGACCAGTTCGAAGCCAAGGTTATTCCCTACTACCTTTGCCACTTAATGGTGCAGCCCAGTTAATGAAAAAAGGATGTGATGCGCTGGGTATTCGCACCTCGCCGGCTGCTAATGCGGCAGTATCTGCACCTTATTACCAACCGAATATAGGTTGGCGTAACGCCTGTACCAACCGCGGCTATTGCCAGGCTGGTTGCAGTACCGGAGCCAAGGCCAGTATGGATGTTACTTTTTTACCACTTGCTATACATCATGGTGCCGAAATCAGGGCGGAAAGCTTTGTGAAAACTTTTGAACAGGATGATAAGGGTTTAATAACGGCTGTGGTTTATGAACATGCCGGTGTGGAGTATCGGCAAAAGTGCCGTAACATTTTTTTATGTGCCGGTGCTATTGAAACGCCACGCTTATTATTGATTAATCAATTAGCCAATAGCAACGGCCAAGTAGGTAGAAACTTTATGGCGCATACTGGTATGCAGCTGTGGGGACAGTTTAATGAAGACATTCGGCCTTACAAAGGCATACCCGGCGCTTTAATTTCTGAAGATACACACCGACCAAAAGATGCCAACTTTGCCGGCGGATACCTGTTGCAATCTATCGGTGTTATGCCACTAACGTATGCTACACAGGCAGCACGTGGTTTGGGTTTGTGGGGAGAGCGTTTAAAGCATCATATGCGTGGGTACAATCACACCGCTGGAATCAATATTTTAGGCGAATGCTTACCATCAGCCAACAACTATTTGGAGCTATCTGATGAATTAGATAGCCGAGGTTTGCCTAAGCCCAGAATTTACTTTACTAATAATGAAAATGAGCAACGGCTTACTGCACACGCCGAAAACATAATGCGTGCCATTTGGGACAAAGCAGGGGCTTACAACGTTTGGGCATTTAACCGCAACCCGCATACTATTGGTACCTGCCGCATGGGCACCGACCGTAACACTTGTGTAGTTGACGCTAATGGACGAAGCTTTGATGTACATAATTTATACATTGCTGATAATTCAATTTTTCCAAGCTCATTAAGTGTTAACCCAGCACTTACTATAATGGCTGTTTCCCTACATGTGGCCGACCAGTTTTTAGCCACTACCCAGCAGCTGCACGTTAAACCACTAGCTACTACTTAA